The genomic region CGCTGCACAATGACATTGCGCTCATGTTCAGCAAGCGCACAGAATATTTGGAACACTAGCAAGCCTCCGGGTGAAGTAGTATCGATAGGATCATTGAGAGACACCAGATGGATGCCTTTGTTGCCAAGTTCTTCAACGAGTTCAATAAGCCCACGTGTCGACCTCCCCAGCCGGTCCAGCTTCCAGATTACGATGGTATCCCCCTTACGTAAGAAACCCATCATCAATTCAAATTCCGGTTTACGGGACTTCGTTCCGGATATTCTGTCTTCATAAATCCGTTCGCAACCTGCCTGACGTAAAGCATCGGTCTGCGAATCTAATGTTTGCTCCTGGGTGCTGACCCGTGCGTATCCTACCCGCATTGATTTTTGTAGTTTGTATCTGATACTCATTAATTCGCAATATACGGTACATTCATAAAGTAGATAAGTTTTGGATACAACTTTTTCACCAGGTTCCGCCTCTTTTCCAGAAGTAAGGAGCTGTACCTGTAAACGAACGTTTTTTTGCCACCACTCCGCCGGATCAAAACTATGCCCGCTGAATTTCTTTCTGATCAAGAACGCGAACGTTATCAAAGCATTCCATCTGATCTACCGCAGGAGGATTTAATCCGGTATTGTTTTCTATCCCCAACAGATCATCTGCTGGTAGCCGGTATGCGGCGTGATCACAACAGGCTAGGGTTTGCCCTCCAGTTGACGGTTATAAGGTTGATGAACCATTTGCCCCAGGAATGGTACCGGAAGGTACCGGACAATCTGATCAATTATGTTGCGGGACAACTGGCCATTGACGATCCGCGATGCCTTAACAATTATGGAAGTCGGGAAAAAACGATCTCGGAACATTCATACATGATCCTTTCGTATCTAAAACGAAGAAGGTGGCAACCCCTAATCGATACGGTACCCCTGGAGCGTTGGCTTTTGGAGCGAGCCTTAGAGCATGATAACGAACATGTGCTATTATCTCTGGCATGTGACTGGCTAAGGAAAGAAGGAATTTTAAGGCCAGCCATTATCGAACTGGAGCGGCTGGTGGTTTCCCTAGCTGATTTAGCGCATCAGGAAACCTATCGCCGGCTTTCGACACTGTTGACCGATTCCTTCAAAGAGGAATTAGACAAGCTTCTGACCGTTGACACAGTCTTGAAGATAACCCCACACAACTGGCTTTCAAAACCTCCGGTTAGTCCAACGGCGAACCAAATCAAACTCATGCTGCATAAACGGCAATATCTTGCCAAGCTCGGTATCGAACAATGGGATACCAGCAGTCTGCATCCCAACCGTCGAAAGCGGCTTGCAGTCCTGGCCAGGAGTAAGACCAATCAGGCAGTGATGCGAATGTCCGGCACAAAACGTTACCCCATGCTGGTTGCTTTTTGCCTGGAAGCATACATTACAATCACGGATTATACCCTGAGGCTTTTTGATGAGTACTGGGAGGATATCTGTGGCCAATCAGCGCGGGAGCTGACCGAGTACCAACTGAAACAAGTCAAGTCCAGGGATGGCGCACTTGTTACTTTGGGAAAGGCTGCCGAACCTATTGTGGATGAGATCAACATTCCGGCTGCCGAATTGAGAGCTAGTATATATGCCAGCGTATCCAGAAGCGAGTTAGTAGAAGCCATCAGTATCATGCAAAGGCTGACCAAACAAGGGCCAAGGACTTTTCACCACTTTCTTGTTAACCGCTACCGATCCATTAAATCCTTTTCTGCCAGTTTTTTGGATATCCTGACCTTCGAGCATGTCTTTGCAGGGGATGATTTTGAACAGGCGCTTCAATTGGTAGCCGACTGGCAAACGAGCAGAAAGCGAAAGAGTCCTGATGAAATACCTATGAAATTCATGCTGCCATCCTGGAAATCCTTCGTTGAGCCTGTAAAGGGGCAAATTGACAGACCCGCTTATGAGTTAAGTGTTCTGGCCCGGCTGCGGGACCGGCTCCGGTCGGGAGATGTCTATGTGAATCACTCCCGGAAATATGCGAGTCCGGATACTTATTTGATCCCGGAAGCCAACTGGAAAGCGCATCGTACCGAATTGCTTACCTATTTAGGCTACAGGGATGCAACACCCTACCGGTTGGATGAGCAAATTTCGGAACTGGAATCACACTTGCCGCTGATGGAAAGAATACTGGCCGATGGCGGTGATATTCGTCTGGATGATGAGGGTGAGCTGGTAGTAACTCCGTTAAAGGCGGATGACGTACCTGATTCGTTAAAAGCGCTTCGGGCAGCTGTCGACAGGTTGTTGCCGCGGGTTGAGCTAACTGATTTGCTGGTCGAAGTAGACAATTGGACAGGATTTTCCAGTGAACTGACAGGTTTGGAGAATGAATCCAAGAGTAAAGACCACCAGGCATTGTTGTATGCAGCACTTCTTGCGGGAGCATGTAATATTCCCCTGGCCGAAATGGCCCAGAGTACAGGTCTTGACTATCAGTCACTTTGGTGGGTGTCGACCAATTACATCAGGGAAGAGACTCTCAAACGGGCTACGGTCCGGCTGGTTAACTATCAACATGAACTTTGGTTGTCCTCCTATTGGGGCAGCGGGGTGTTGTCTTCTTCTGACGGGCAGCGCTTTCCGGTAAGCGGCAAAATCCGTAATGCACAATCCATTCCGCGTTATTACGGTTACGGCAGGGGGTATACGCTCATTACCCATACCTCAGACCAGTATGCCCAGTATGGTAGTAGATCTGTACCGTCGACAATCCGGGATGCGACTTATGTGCTGGATGAAATACTGGGTAACGAGACAGATCTTGAAATTGTAGAGCACACAACAGACACCGGCGGATATACAGATATTGTTTTCGCCTTGTTCGATTTGTTAGGGCTGCTCTTTTCTCCCAGGCTGCGCGACCTGGCAAACCAACGGCTTTGCCGGATTAAGGGAATGGACTTACGGTATCCCTCGCTTAAATTCACTTCAAACTTCCGACCAGAATACGTCCGTGCCAGATGGGATGACCTGCTACGAGTTGCGGCCACACTAAAAAGCGGGTGGGTAACATCCTCACTGCTAATCAGCAAATTACAGGGGTACCCGCGGCAACACCATTTGACGGCACTCTTGCAAGAGTACGGGAAACTGGTTAAAACAACCTTCATTCTGCGATATTTGCAAAGCAAACCGTTGCGCCGCCGCATCCATGCCCAGCTTAACAAGGGGGAGCAGCTGCACGCGCTTCGTGCGTGGCTTTGGTTTGGTGGCGACGGCCATCTCCGGAGGAAACAGGAGGATGCCCAGCAAGAGACTGCCGGCTGTTTGAACGTTCTGACTAATTTGGTTGTGGTTTGGAACACGGCGTATACTCAGGAAGTCCTCAAAAAGCATCAGGAGGATGGGCACACAGTGGATGAAAATGATTTTGGGCATCTGTCTCCGGCCAGGTTTGCACATATTAACCGGTTAGGCCGTTACACTTTTCAGAAAGTCGATCAATTTGAGGAGAATGGCTTACGCCCATTGAGATCGTAAAGTGCTTAGCGCCATTCTTTGTCCATTTACTAAAAGAAGCCCTTATAGGTCTGATTTTGCATGACTTGCGCAATCCGGTCATAGTTCTGAAATGATTTGTTATAAGACAACTCGTCCCATACCCATAGAACAATGAGTAGGGCCACAGCCATGCCTACGGCCAGCCCACCAATGTTGATAGCCGAGTAGGCTTTGTTCTTAATCAGGTTCCTCAGGGCGATTTTCAAATAATTGCGTAGCATATCCATGGTGTTTAGGGTTGAATACTGTGATTTGGGTCGGCGGATGAAGCGGGGTTTGACAAAACCCAGCACCTCGCGCCAGTAGCGCCACCGCGCCCGCTGTATGCCGATTCGCCCGACCTGGTAGTCGAACTCCTCGTGCAGGTCGCCCAGCAGGGATTCCAGCAGGTGTGGGGCCACCAGCCACTGCAGCAGCCGGTCGGCCAGGCGTGGGGGGTAGGGGTGCTCATAGGTTTAAGGCGGGGCGGAAGGGTATTTGCAAGCGACTCCAAAGGCTTTCCCGCACGGTCTGAATGTCCCGTAGGGTATGCTGCCCGTAGGCCGTGATGCTGAACAGTCGCTTGCGTCGGCCTCCGCGCTGGGGCGTTGGTTCGCCCAGGTGCGATTTTACCATCCCCTTGTCTTCCAGCCGTTGCAGCGCCGCATGGACCTGATTCAGCCGGACCGAGCGGCCCGTTTCCTCGATAATCTGGTGGGTGATCGCCACGCCGTAAGCCTCGCTTTGCAAGGCCAGCACCGCCGCTGTCAATAGTACAATTTCTTCAAATTCGCCCAGATAGGTCCGTTCCATTCGCAAACAATTAGTTCTATATTTGCTGATCAAATGCAATGCCAGCAAAAGGAAAATGCGTTTCAAGCGCCCCGAGCCCTGTTTGGTCTGAAAGAACACGCCGAAGCTGTCCGCTATCGAACACTTGATGTCCGCTATTGTACAATTCACCATTCTTGACGAGGAGTGTGGATCAGCGGAAGACTACCGAGGGATGTTGATTGCACCTAACTGTCTTACAAAGCGAGGTGAATGCCCTATGGCCCTTCACTTTTCCCCAACTTGACTTGGCAAAAAAAAGTTACCGTCGTGTGAGTCCGCACCGGATACCCGTCTCCTACTCCGGGCTTTAGAGAGCATAAAAAAGGCTTGGGGTCAAGCAGGTTGAGCCGCCATCGAAACGGTCGCACCCGCTTGCAACCGAAATAGAGGATATTGTTTCTTAAACTCACTCTCCCAGTCATCATTTAATACTTTTGGCCCCGTTTTGCACTAGAAACCACAATTGTGTTCGGGGATCGCGACCGAAGCCATACCCGAATTTAAGAAATGACACACTTCATTGAACATATCCCTGGCAACCGGGCGATAAGGTCATTCTTTCTCCGCTGAAAACGGTCGACGCTCTCGAGGAATGATTGCATAGCGGACTGGAGATAGTAGATTTCTACCTGGCTAAAATGGCGCTTTAAACTTTTGGGTCATGAATACCAGATGTCTGGCTGGTTTCTGATGCCTGGCTGTTTTCTTCGGAATTCATGTAAAAGGCTCACGGCGATTTGCCGTGAGCCTTTTACATGTGTGACAAATGTCACTGATCCTGATATTGATACACCGTATCATTGTCTCATTGTTGAACAAAATTCACCCTCCCGATGAAAAAAAACATGGGAATCACTGATCGCATCGTTCGGACGGTGCTCGCCATCACGGCCATTGCCCTGTATGCCACTGGTACCGTTTCCGGCACACTAGGCATAGTGCTGATTGTTTTATCCGCCGTGTTTCTCCTGACCAGTTTAATGAGCTTTTGCCCTTTATATACAATGGTGGGAATCAACACCTGTCCATCCCGGCGCTAGGTGTCCATGCGTTAACAGGGTAGAACCACGCTGCTAATCTGTATTCCTTGCCCCGATTACAGTATTTGCATCTAATTCCACAATTAGACGATGACCGCGTATTCATCCGGGGTCTGTTTGAAGTGTTTTTTAGATTTTCGAAACAGACCTGGCCAACTGTTGGGGGTATCTTGTAGAAGTGGCACAAAAGTTTCAGGTTACCTGACATAGACCATTTGTTAGTTATGAGCGTTTGCGCTAAGGTCTCCAAGTAACGGATAAATACCACCAGCGATTGGACGTGACGGAGTAAACTGGTAAAGGCTTGATGAAAAGACGATATGGCCACCGATGAGCTGACATCCCTGTATACTTTTTCTTTCAGCGAACTACTCTCAAATGCCTCACGTAAGGACAGCACACAGGCCATCACCGCCAGGCGTCTTGGGACCACAACAATCATCCGAAGTTCGTCGACTGGGGCGACTTGCTTCTGCACTAGACCCGTCTTGAACTTCATCGTGAAGTCCACCCTATCCTTTTCGGGTACGAGTTCTACTTCCTCATACTCGCCCTTCAGTTTGGAAACACAGTGTTCTATTTCTGTTTTCCTGCAAATTACCCTCCAGCCCTATTGCTATGGAACCAGCCATGATTTCGGCAATGCCTGCCTCGACAATGGTCCTATTGTAAGCAATCGCCCCCCCTCAGGCTGGATGCCAAGGTGAATGGTACCGCCAGGCCGTCGGAAAGCGCCATGACTGCGCCGGCAATGAAACAGAGTTGCTTTAAGTAACATTCCATTTTACTCTTTGGGAATCCATCCAATCGTATGGCTGATTTATCTGGTCAGTTTGTCCAGTTTACCATTCAACTCCTGCAGCATACTGATTTGCCGGGCTTGGGCATTGTAAAGGGTTTTGATTTCCTCCTGCAGCAGTAAGTCCATTTTTTGGTGCAGGCTTCTGACTTCCAGTTCCGCTTTCAGGTTGATGAGGTAGTCATTCTCGCTCCTGATCCGGTCCTTTTCCTCCTGGCGGTTCTGGCTCATCATGATGATGGGAGCCTGAAGTGCCGCCACGCAAGAGAGTACCAGGTTCATTAAAATAAAGGGATAAGGGTCAAAGTTTTGTTGATTGGGTGCCAGCGTATTGAATACGATCCATACCAGAAGTATAACCCCGAAGATGATAATGAATTTCCAGCTTCCGCCGAACCGCGCGACTTTATCAGAAACCCGCTGACCTCGGTTCAGGACCTCGGCAGGCGGGTGTAGCAGGTTGTTGATAA from Salmonirosea aquatica harbors:
- a CDS encoding YgaP family membrane protein yields the protein MKKNMGITDRIVRTVLAITAIALYATGTVSGTLGIVLIVLSAVFLLTSLMSFCPLYTMVGINTCPSRR
- a CDS encoding PadR family transcriptional regulator, whose translation is MERTYLGEFEEIVLLTAAVLALQSEAYGVAITHQIIEETGRSVRLNQVHAALQRLEDKGMVKSHLGEPTPQRGGRRKRLFSITAYGQHTLRDIQTVRESLWSRLQIPFRPALNL
- a CDS encoding recombinase family protein, yielding MRVGYARVSTQEQTLDSQTDALRQAGCERIYEDRISGTKSRKPEFELMMGFLRKGDTIVIWKLDRLGRSTRGLIELVEELGNKGIHLVSLNDPIDTTSPGGLLVFQIFCALAEHERNVIVQRTRAGLESARARGRKGGRPKGLAVKYQKMAPSVRDLYELGQQSTTQIMNSFQIGSRRTLYKILRHAGVSIRPVERSIRKDD
- a CDS encoding permease prefix domain 2-containing transporter, yielding MADRLLQWLVAPHLLESLLGDLHEEFDYQVGRIGIQRARWRYWREVLGFVKPRFIRRPKSQYSTLNTMDMLRNYLKIALRNLIKNKAYSAINIGGLAVGMAVALLIVLWVWDELSYNKSFQNYDRIAQVMQNQTYKGFF
- a CDS encoding DUF1003 domain-containing protein is translated as MQEEDELSAESAIHIDRLKAIVEETIREEQLIINNLLHPPAEVLNRGQRVSDKVARFGGSWKFIIIFGVILLVWIVFNTLAPNQQNFDPYPFILMNLVLSCVAALQAPIIMMSQNRQEEKDRIRSENDYLINLKAELEVRSLHQKMDLLLQEEIKTLYNAQARQISMLQELNGKLDKLTR
- a CDS encoding Tn3 family transposase: MPAEFLSDQERERYQSIPSDLPQEDLIRYCFLSPTDHLLVAGMRRDHNRLGFALQLTVIRLMNHLPQEWYRKVPDNLINYVAGQLAIDDPRCLNNYGSREKTISEHSYMILSYLKRRRWQPLIDTVPLERWLLERALEHDNEHVLLSLACDWLRKEGILRPAIIELERLVVSLADLAHQETYRRLSTLLTDSFKEELDKLLTVDTVLKITPHNWLSKPPVSPTANQIKLMLHKRQYLAKLGIEQWDTSSLHPNRRKRLAVLARSKTNQAVMRMSGTKRYPMLVAFCLEAYITITDYTLRLFDEYWEDICGQSARELTEYQLKQVKSRDGALVTLGKAAEPIVDEINIPAAELRASIYASVSRSELVEAISIMQRLTKQGPRTFHHFLVNRYRSIKSFSASFLDILTFEHVFAGDDFEQALQLVADWQTSRKRKSPDEIPMKFMLPSWKSFVEPVKGQIDRPAYELSVLARLRDRLRSGDVYVNHSRKYASPDTYLIPEANWKAHRTELLTYLGYRDATPYRLDEQISELESHLPLMERILADGGDIRLDDEGELVVTPLKADDVPDSLKALRAAVDRLLPRVELTDLLVEVDNWTGFSSELTGLENESKSKDHQALLYAALLAGACNIPLAEMAQSTGLDYQSLWWVSTNYIREETLKRATVRLVNYQHELWLSSYWGSGVLSSSDGQRFPVSGKIRNAQSIPRYYGYGRGYTLITHTSDQYAQYGSRSVPSTIRDATYVLDEILGNETDLEIVEHTTDTGGYTDIVFALFDLLGLLFSPRLRDLANQRLCRIKGMDLRYPSLKFTSNFRPEYVRARWDDLLRVAATLKSGWVTSSLLISKLQGYPRQHHLTALLQEYGKLVKTTFILRYLQSKPLRRRIHAQLNKGEQLHALRAWLWFGGDGHLRRKQEDAQQETAGCLNVLTNLVVVWNTAYTQEVLKKHQEDGHTVDENDFGHLSPARFAHINRLGRYTFQKVDQFEENGLRPLRS